The segment GACACTCATATGGACATCACGCACCAGATCACGCTGCTGCTGGTGCTGTTGCTGTCGTCCAAAGGTGCTGCAGGCGTGACCGGTAGTGGCTTTATCGTACTGGCGGCAACCCTGTCGGCTGTAGGTCACTTGCCGGTTGCTGGGCTGGCGCTGATCCTGGGCATCGACCGATTCATGTCCGAAGCCCGTGCCTTGACCAACCTGATCGGTAACGCGGTGGCAACCCTGGTTGTGGCCAAGTGGGTGAAAGAGCTGGACACTGACAAGCTGCAGGCAGAGCTGAACTCTGGCGGTCGCCCGCTGGACGACACGCGTCCGCAAGACGACCTGGGTGTGGCTGAAGGCCCGGCCCCGGTGTTGCTCAAGTAAGCTTGAGTGAATAAAAAACCCATCTTCGGATGGGTTTTTTTATGCCTGCTTATTCGACCCGGGTTTGGCCGCTGAAGACCAGTGTCTGGCGGCAGCGTCTGCACAGGTAACCGCGCCCCTGGTTGACCAGGGCATGGCGCTGGGCCGAGAACGCAAAGTCGCTCTGCGGACAAGGGCAGCGGTAGATGTAGCGCGTGGCGCTGCGTCGCTTGATGGCGTAGGTATGACAGCGATTGGGCGGCAGTTCGTACACCCCGCGCATGATCAATTGCCATTCTTCGCCATGGGGGGCGATGCGGTCGCCAAACAGTTGGT is part of the Pseudomonas sp. ML2-2023-3 genome and harbors:
- a CDS encoding SprT family zinc-dependent metalloprotease, with protein sequence MPESLNTRVEDCFQQAEVFFKRSFKRPVVSFKLRGQKAGVAHLHENLLRFNPQLYRENSEDFLKQTVPHEVAHLIAHQLFGDRIAPHGEEWQLIMRGVYELPPNRCHTYAIKRRSATRYIYRCPCPQSDFAFSAQRHALVNQGRGYLCRRCRQTLVFSGQTRVE